One part of the Niveispirillum cyanobacteriorum genome encodes these proteins:
- a CDS encoding ShlB/FhaC/HecB family hemolysin secretion/activation protein — MAPATAHGQTAPSRLPGAVEPGRPTVPAPLEEMRKAPKAQLQFSIPAQRKGAPAAGANDLRFTLARVAVDGASVFDPQMEFAEDIRATIAKPVTLADISVLADRIQARYLALGFGLTRVFVPAQEIKDQTITIRVIEGHLERVRVEGGGPGERARVEARLADAVAARPARVDLIERGLLLVDDLPGVNVTGLVRPGDSFGAAELLVGYSETPYALVAGIGNRGSDFAGPWSAFIDVAANSPFGLGEQLGLTLSATPQIKEQRSANGRWVQPLEGTGLSLTTNANYSRGRPGAALKPFAVATEGYGMGQRLSLPLTRSRAKNLTIEAGWNAQKATVELLALPFSRDQWRSVDARISYSQLRFAGGDLFAQVGVTQGLDVAGATGRGDRDASRLQPNPWYSKFTAEMAYGRRLFADIGATLTVAGQYTPDTLLAGEEFALGGSRFGRGYNGGDLSGPNGVGAGLELRRSFNPGIERVDGLTLYGFVDGGRVWDSVAANTHLLSAGGGVRLGLFAKANLSAELARTLRSLPIPGAEGRDTRLFIDLTVQL; from the coding sequence ATGGCGCCTGCCACTGCGCATGGGCAGACAGCACCATCGCGCCTGCCCGGTGCCGTGGAACCGGGCAGGCCCACGGTTCCCGCCCCCCTGGAGGAGATGCGCAAGGCGCCCAAGGCGCAGCTGCAATTCTCCATCCCGGCACAGCGCAAAGGCGCCCCCGCTGCCGGGGCCAATGACCTGCGTTTTACCCTGGCCCGCGTGGCGGTGGACGGCGCGTCGGTCTTTGACCCGCAGATGGAATTTGCCGAGGATATCAGGGCCACCATCGCCAAGCCCGTGACCCTGGCCGATATCTCGGTCCTGGCCGACCGCATTCAGGCGCGATATCTGGCCCTTGGCTTCGGCCTGACGCGGGTTTTCGTGCCGGCGCAGGAGATCAAGGACCAGACCATCACCATTCGTGTGATCGAAGGCCATCTGGAACGGGTGCGCGTGGAAGGCGGTGGTCCGGGTGAGCGGGCGCGGGTGGAGGCACGGTTGGCCGATGCGGTCGCGGCGCGACCGGCGCGGGTCGACCTGATTGAACGCGGGTTGCTGCTGGTTGATGATCTGCCGGGGGTGAATGTCACGGGGCTGGTGCGGCCCGGCGATAGTTTCGGGGCGGCGGAGCTGCTGGTCGGGTACAGCGAAACGCCCTATGCGCTGGTGGCCGGTATCGGCAACCGGGGATCGGATTTCGCGGGCCCCTGGTCGGCCTTTATCGATGTGGCGGCCAATTCGCCCTTTGGGCTGGGGGAGCAGCTGGGCCTGACCCTGTCGGCCACGCCGCAGATCAAGGAACAACGGTCGGCCAATGGCCGCTGGGTCCAGCCGTTGGAAGGGACTGGTCTGAGCCTGACCACCAACGCCAATTACAGCCGGGGGCGGCCCGGCGCGGCACTGAAGCCATTTGCGGTGGCGACCGAAGGCTATGGCATGGGCCAACGCCTGTCGCTGCCCCTGACCCGGTCACGCGCCAAGAACCTGACCATTGAGGCCGGGTGGAACGCGCAGAAGGCGACGGTCGAACTGCTGGCCCTGCCCTTCAGCCGGGATCAGTGGCGCAGTGTCGATGCGCGCATCAGCTATAGCCAGTTACGGTTTGCAGGCGGTGATTTGTTTGCTCAGGTCGGTGTGACCCAGGGGTTGGACGTGGCCGGCGCCACGGGGCGGGGTGACCGTGACGCGTCGCGTCTGCAGCCCAACCCCTGGTATTCGAAGTTCACTGCGGAAATGGCCTATGGGCGCCGCCTGTTCGCCGATATCGGCGCCACACTGACGGTGGCGGGACAGTACACGCCCGATACGTTGCTGGCTGGCGAGGAATTCGCCCTGGGCGGCAGCCGGTTCGGGCGCGGCTATAATGGTGGGGATCTGTCGGGGCCGAACGGGGTGGGGGCCGGCCTGGAACTGCGCCGGTCGTTCAATCCGGGGATCGAGCGTGTGGATGGGCTGACGCTGTATGGCTTTGTCGATGGGGGCCGCGTCTGGGACAGTGTGGCGGCCAATACGCATCTGCTGTCGGCGGGCGGCGGGGTGCGGCTGGGTCTGTTCGCCAAGGCCAACCTGTCGGCGGAACTGGCGCGGACCCTGCGGTCGCTGCCCATTCCGGGGGCGGAAGGGCGGGATACGCGCCTGTTCATCGACCTGACGGTTCAGCTTTAA
- a CDS encoding MBG domain-containing protein: MQGARRQGAGQKRWGRGFRALTLASVFTLPAAAQSPQGGTVVVGGAGISAQGTHTLINQTTDRALIDWRSFDIGAGQSVTVTQPGVGSLLVNRVTGNGAGTRIDGSLTANGQVVVIDKAGIVMGRGARIDAGAFLATTADIDNADFAAGRLTFGKAGQAGAAVVNEGTIRVADGGYAVLAAPEVRNSGLVEARFGRVVLAGAERFTLDLAGDGLLRFEIPAELAGRVLNDGTITGAQVLMTARAAREGLSGVVNAGGLVEAVAAREVDGRIIIGGEGVETEVSGTVRAEGGAIDVLGDKVTLTGAIVDASGPVDGGTVRIGGDFQGGGDLHRSQVTRIDAGSRVMADGAAGNGGRIIIWSDGRTVHEGAVSARGRADGGFAEVSGKGSLRFAGTADLAGGAGGKAGELLLDPTNITIGGTPNLNGDGTTGDDLENAGDLDNVGDQGAVNSVITAGAIETLLNSGTSVTLAASDDINISSSIAKTGGTGATLTLNAGQDISFASGIGVGSSSGTLSMSFTAGRSFQATGGSFSSNGGSITVTATGTGATTGVNLSGASFSTGSGALSLTGTGSGSGVSLSGNSTLTSGNGAISVTGTAQGGSSDAVGIRLASGGSGAITSNGGSVTLNGTGAGTSGTNNYGVVSSGGFTVSSGSGALSVAATGGHDSAGIMFSGTGTYGGGAQSGSVTLSSDGMSLTGGSVRSSGRVTLRTRGNSTNLIIGGTDDTAGLALSTAELGTVTAGTLTLGHGQHTGTVSVTANPSTTDIGAFELISSSLTIGSSIAGLLQSFLDAGKNALAEAGTGDLIVSTSIAKTAGGDATLALRAAQDLTFNAGIGASASTGKLNVDATAGYGGSSGTLTAGNGSFTSNGGDISLRGRTNLALNSTTVSAGAGTIILAGGDIALSSTSISSTGRVQLRPFATGGQMDVGATGAGSGKAHVSQGEINQISAGVVRLGALDGGNLVISSALSHASDTIELASAGTVTQSAAINVPNLSLLGTGGSYTLTNGSNNVTTLAGNTGSVDFRSTDAFSVGTVAGTTGLTFTGNASLYAAASLITLAQVATYAGSGAGTLTLSSDIDVTVSANIGVSGSGKVNIVLAADGNEAGSAGRVAISGATLSSNGGNITIGSGSTPATRAAEGKADTGIGVNVTSSTLNSGAGGSILINGDGAPSGTNSATGIGINVSASSLIAAGAGTITLNGGGGSGNTLTAGIAIGNGSTIRSASGAIALNGAQAGSGTNRYGILLRDDPGTRSAIYSTGGGALGLTATGTDGLIAANGGASDSSRAYIGWDGTTAYAGTVTLTADKVTLTSGTGTAAISIGGSGNLVIRPNSTSASIAVGDSALGSSDLELGQTELDSFRAGFSSVTIGRSDGTGAISVAGAAFKDNTSLISNTGAITISGALSTGSGADAGTLSANTKGLLTVNAAISTQNQDITLSADRLNLTGSVNAGTATATLTTSTAGRGIDLGSATDAGGGLEISSAELNRVTAGTLRIGSSSAGAINVSSAIAPTGSSTLHLRSGGAIGQAGAVTVTNLAVTAGGAVSLSGVNNAVTSFAATTGSSNGAIALRDDSGFAIGTVDGVAGVTAGTGNLTLTSTGTVTQSAAVTASGLSLHGAGAAYTLAHASNAVSMVAANTGSVDVGLSGAVSIGIIGSVAGVTATGTVKLTAGGNLTLASGASVAANGSGDALILAANGTFTNSAGSSALSVTGGGRFLVFSNSPLTSSTGGISALPLYNRSFSFSDRTYTAVSNSGSRFVYGYAPTLTVTPDSVSRVYTGSTITGLNYTVTGLVTGDTLSNAVSGTGAITGAGRNVGSYTLTAGAGTLASDLGYGFSYGTGTLTVTKKSLTYSITNSSSTYGTTATGGTVTLGGLVDGDGVTGTVTTYRGADAVTLAPRTAVGSLTQKVTAITGSDVGNYELAASGHTDGTLTIAAKELTYSVGAVNSTYGTRATLGTATLTGVVNGDDVTASVNLSGATLSDRLSAGTYDQTVTLGGGDVSNYQLANSGSTAGNLTVARKSVNFSIANVASTYGTLAVLGTPSLTGVLSGDDVSGAVTLVSGTLSDRLKVGTYDLTLTALGGGSASNYVLAWSGNSNGVLAIAAKALTASVASVTATYGQNAATGAVTLTGLLAGDDVKADVSVEGAGGAVTPGPKLGAGTYTQRINGLTGADASNYVMAGGQGTSGTLTINPAALTVTANSLTRVYGTDDPTLTYTVTGLVNGDGLTGGLTRAAGRNAGTYAISQGSLSAGANYTLTFNSGTLTITPAALTVTAASATKVYGTDDPALTYSVTGLVAGDSVSGALTRAAGRDVGTYAISQGSLSAGSNYTLTFNGGTLTITPAALTVTAGSGTKIYGDADPVLGFTAAGLVAGDSLTGAIQRAAGENAGAYAVEQGSLSAGANYTLSFNAGTLTISPAALSVSATAAGKIYMDDDPALTFTVNGLKRGDSEASALSGALSRGAGEDVGTYAIAQGSLTANANYRLSFTGADFTIRPANLTLAVVAANLSKIYGDEDPALTFTATGLRGKDSLDKVVSGVLSRAVGEDVGIYAINQGSLSSISPNYTISFTPGTLTISPANLSVAAAMVTRTYGDGDPALTYAVSGLKRGDSAGAVLSGSLSRAAGEDAGTYAITQGSLALTSRNYTLSFTGAQMVINPALLSVTANAVSRVYGAADPALSFAVSGLKRDDSAAAVLTGGLVRATGGNAGRYAIGQGSLAANANYRVSFTGADFVITPAPLSVLVDNATRQAGATNPVFTARFQGLVNGDTSTVLTGLRFQTLADAASPAGNYAINADGISNANYQITYVDGLLTVTGGGVLPPVVAETAPVTTITKPVTAPVVPVVTAPVAVAAPVVTPPPAPVATSPAPASDGGSAALAAVNQSVQSASGSAADDDSAAEEMIPGLLLQQRRLPGETPDGTPGLEQQFPNLGRVW; this comes from the coding sequence ATGCAGGGTGCGCGGCGGCAGGGGGCGGGGCAGAAGCGGTGGGGGCGGGGTTTCCGCGCCCTGACGCTGGCATCCGTCTTCACCCTGCCGGCGGCGGCGCAATCCCCGCAGGGCGGCACCGTCGTGGTGGGCGGGGCGGGGATCAGCGCCCAGGGCACCCACACGCTCATCAATCAAACGACCGACCGCGCCCTGATCGACTGGCGCAGTTTTGATATCGGCGCGGGGCAGTCCGTTACGGTGACGCAGCCGGGGGTGGGGTCGCTTCTGGTCAATCGCGTGACCGGTAATGGTGCTGGCACCCGCATTGATGGCAGCCTGACGGCCAATGGCCAGGTCGTGGTGATCGACAAGGCCGGGATCGTGATGGGGCGGGGGGCGCGCATCGATGCCGGTGCCTTCCTGGCCACCACCGCCGATATCGACAATGCCGATTTCGCCGCCGGGCGCCTGACCTTTGGCAAGGCGGGACAGGCCGGGGCGGCGGTGGTGAATGAGGGCACCATCCGGGTGGCCGATGGCGGCTATGCCGTGCTGGCGGCACCGGAAGTGCGTAATAGCGGGCTGGTCGAGGCACGGTTTGGCCGGGTCGTTCTGGCCGGGGCGGAGCGGTTCACCCTGGACCTAGCCGGCGACGGGTTGCTGCGGTTCGAGATCCCGGCGGAACTGGCGGGAAGGGTCCTCAATGATGGCACTATAACCGGCGCGCAGGTCCTGATGACGGCGCGGGCGGCGCGCGAAGGGCTGTCCGGCGTGGTCAATGCCGGGGGGCTGGTGGAAGCCGTAGCGGCGCGGGAAGTGGATGGGCGCATCATCATCGGCGGGGAGGGGGTGGAAACGGAGGTTTCCGGCACCGTCCGGGCCGAGGGCGGAGCCATCGATGTGCTGGGTGACAAGGTCACGCTGACCGGGGCGATTGTGGATGCGTCGGGGCCGGTCGATGGCGGGACTGTGCGCATCGGCGGGGATTTCCAGGGCGGGGGCGATCTGCACCGGTCGCAGGTAACGCGCATCGATGCCGGCAGCCGGGTGATGGCCGATGGCGCGGCGGGTAATGGCGGGCGCATCATCATCTGGTCCGACGGGCGCACGGTGCATGAAGGGGCCGTCAGCGCGCGCGGCAGGGCCGATGGCGGCTTTGCTGAAGTGTCGGGCAAGGGCAGCCTGCGCTTTGCCGGCACCGCCGATCTGGCCGGCGGGGCGGGCGGCAAGGCCGGTGAATTGCTGCTGGACCCGACGAATATCACCATCGGTGGCACGCCCAACCTGAATGGTGACGGCACAACCGGCGATGATCTGGAGAATGCCGGCGATCTGGACAATGTGGGTGATCAGGGTGCGGTTAACAGTGTGATCACCGCCGGGGCCATCGAGACCCTGTTGAATAGCGGCACCAGCGTTACGCTTGCGGCCAGTGACGATATCAACATCAGCAGTTCCATCGCCAAGACCGGCGGGACGGGCGCCACCCTGACGCTGAATGCCGGGCAGGATATCAGCTTTGCCAGCGGCATCGGGGTCGGATCCAGCAGCGGTACGCTGTCCATGAGCTTCACTGCCGGCCGTTCATTCCAGGCCACGGGCGGCAGTTTCAGCAGCAATGGCGGCAGCATTACCGTCACCGCCACGGGCACGGGCGCCACGACGGGCGTCAATCTGTCGGGTGCCAGTTTCAGCACGGGATCGGGGGCGCTGAGCCTGACCGGCACGGGCAGCGGCTCGGGTGTATCCCTGTCCGGCAACAGCACGCTGACCAGCGGCAACGGTGCCATATCCGTGACCGGTACGGCCCAGGGTGGCAGCAGCGATGCCGTCGGTATCCGTCTGGCCAGTGGCGGCAGCGGGGCCATCACCAGCAATGGCGGCAGTGTGACCCTGAACGGGACGGGTGCTGGTACCAGCGGCACCAATAATTACGGGGTGGTCAGCAGCGGCGGCTTTACGGTTTCGTCTGGGTCGGGTGCCCTGTCCGTCGCAGCCACGGGCGGGCACGACAGTGCCGGCATCATGTTCAGCGGCACTGGCACTTATGGCGGCGGCGCGCAGTCCGGCTCGGTCACTCTTTCCTCGGACGGTATGTCGCTGACGGGCGGCAGTGTCCGATCATCGGGCCGTGTCACCCTGCGCACGCGCGGCAACAGCACCAACCTGATCATCGGCGGCACCGATGATACGGCGGGTCTGGCCCTGTCCACGGCGGAACTGGGCACGGTAACTGCCGGCACCCTGACCCTGGGCCATGGACAGCATACGGGCACTGTCAGCGTGACGGCCAACCCGTCCACGACCGACATCGGCGCGTTTGAACTGATCAGCAGCAGCCTGACAATCGGCAGTTCCATCGCCGGCCTTTTGCAGAGCTTCCTGGATGCCGGCAAGAATGCGCTGGCCGAGGCGGGGACGGGCGACCTTATCGTCAGCACTTCGATCGCCAAGACGGCGGGCGGGGATGCGACCCTGGCCCTGCGTGCCGCCCAGGACCTGACCTTCAATGCCGGGATCGGCGCCAGTGCCAGCACGGGCAAGCTGAATGTCGATGCCACCGCCGGATATGGGGGCAGCAGCGGCACCCTGACGGCAGGCAATGGCAGCTTCACCAGTAATGGTGGCGACATCAGCCTGCGCGGGCGGACCAACTTGGCGCTGAACAGCACGACTGTGTCGGCGGGGGCGGGGACCATCATCCTGGCCGGCGGCGATATCGCCCTGTCCAGCACCAGCATCAGCAGTACAGGCCGCGTGCAACTGCGCCCCTTCGCTACGGGCGGGCAGATGGATGTGGGCGCTACGGGGGCGGGGTCGGGCAAGGCCCATGTGTCCCAGGGCGAGATCAACCAGATCAGCGCCGGGGTGGTCCGCCTGGGTGCCCTGGATGGCGGCAATCTGGTGATCAGCAGCGCCTTGAGCCATGCCAGCGATACCATCGAACTGGCCAGTGCCGGGACCGTGACGCAGAGTGCGGCGATCAATGTCCCCAACCTGTCCCTGCTGGGCACGGGCGGCAGCTACACCCTGACCAACGGGTCGAACAATGTCACGACCCTGGCCGGTAATACCGGGTCGGTGGATTTCCGCAGCACAGATGCGTTCAGCGTCGGGACCGTAGCGGGCACGACGGGGCTGACCTTCACCGGCAATGCCAGCCTTTATGCCGCTGCCAGCCTGATCACACTTGCGCAGGTTGCGACCTATGCCGGGTCGGGGGCGGGTACACTGACTCTGTCCAGCGATATTGATGTGACCGTGTCGGCCAATATCGGCGTGTCGGGGTCGGGCAAGGTCAATATCGTGCTGGCCGCTGATGGCAATGAAGCCGGCTCTGCCGGGCGGGTAGCCATCAGTGGCGCCACCCTGTCCAGCAATGGCGGCAATATCACCATCGGCAGCGGTTCGACGCCGGCCACCCGCGCGGCGGAGGGCAAGGCCGATACCGGCATTGGCGTTAATGTCACCTCCAGCACGCTGAACAGCGGGGCGGGCGGAAGTATCCTGATCAACGGTGACGGCGCGCCATCCGGCACCAATTCTGCGACCGGCATCGGCATCAATGTCAGCGCCAGCAGCCTGATTGCCGCCGGGGCGGGGACCATTACGCTGAACGGTGGTGGCGGGTCGGGCAACACGTTGACCGCCGGCATCGCCATTGGAAATGGCAGCACTATCCGCAGCGCCAGCGGGGCCATCGCCCTGAACGGGGCGCAGGCGGGGTCGGGGACCAATCGCTACGGCATCCTGTTGCGCGATGATCCGGGCACGCGCAGTGCCATCTACAGCACCGGCGGTGGCGCATTGGGCCTGACGGCCACGGGCACCGACGGGTTGATTGCGGCCAATGGTGGGGCGTCGGACAGCAGCCGGGCCTATATTGGTTGGGATGGGACCACGGCCTATGCCGGGACGGTGACCCTGACGGCGGACAAGGTGACCCTGACCAGCGGGACGGGCACAGCGGCCATCAGCATTGGCGGCAGCGGCAATCTCGTAATCCGGCCCAACAGCACGTCCGCCAGCATCGCGGTTGGTGACAGCGCCTTAGGATCCAGCGACCTGGAACTGGGCCAGACGGAGTTGGACAGCTTCCGCGCCGGGTTCAGCAGCGTAACCATTGGCCGGTCGGACGGGACGGGGGCGATCAGCGTTGCCGGGGCCGCATTCAAGGACAATACCAGCCTCATAAGCAATACCGGCGCCATCACTATCAGTGGCGCCCTGTCCACGGGCAGCGGGGCCGATGCCGGGACCCTGTCGGCCAATACCAAGGGTCTGCTGACCGTCAATGCCGCTATCAGCACGCAGAACCAGGACATCACCCTGTCGGCGGACCGGTTGAACCTGACCGGGTCGGTGAATGCCGGGACGGCGACGGCCACCCTGACGACGTCCACTGCGGGGCGGGGGATTGACCTGGGGTCGGCCACGGATGCCGGCGGCGGGCTGGAGATTTCGTCGGCGGAACTGAACCGTGTGACGGCGGGGACCCTCCGCATAGGGTCGTCCAGTGCTGGGGCGATCAATGTCAGCAGCGCCATCGCGCCCACGGGCAGCAGCACATTGCATTTGCGCAGTGGGGGGGCGATTGGTCAGGCGGGGGCGGTTACCGTCACGAACCTGGCCGTGACGGCGGGCGGGGCGGTGTCGCTGTCGGGTGTGAATAATGCCGTCACGAGTTTTGCGGCCACGACGGGCAGCAGTAATGGCGCCATCGCCCTTCGCGACGATTCCGGCTTTGCCATCGGTACCGTGGATGGTGTGGCGGGTGTGACTGCCGGTACAGGCAATCTGACCCTGACCAGCACGGGGACCGTGACGCAGAGTGCGGCCGTTACGGCATCCGGCCTGTCGCTACACGGGGCCGGCGCTGCCTACACGCTGGCGCATGCGTCCAACGCCGTCAGTATGGTGGCGGCCAATACCGGTTCCGTCGATGTCGGTCTGTCGGGGGCAGTCAGTATCGGCATCATCGGGTCAGTGGCGGGGGTGACGGCGACGGGGACGGTCAAGCTGACCGCTGGTGGCAACCTGACCCTGGCATCGGGGGCCAGTGTGGCTGCCAATGGCAGCGGTGATGCCCTGATCCTGGCCGCCAACGGCACCTTTACCAACAGTGCGGGGTCCAGCGCCCTGTCGGTGACGGGCGGGGGCCGGTTCCTGGTCTTCTCCAACAGCCCGCTGACCAGCAGCACGGGCGGTATCTCGGCCCTGCCGCTTTATAACCGCAGCTTCAGTTTTTCCGACCGTACCTATACGGCGGTGTCCAACAGCGGCAGCCGGTTCGTTTATGGCTATGCCCCCACCCTGACAGTGACGCCCGACAGCGTCAGCCGGGTCTATACCGGCTCGACCATCACAGGTTTGAATTACACAGTCACCGGACTGGTCACGGGTGACACCCTATCTAATGCCGTCAGCGGGACCGGTGCCATTACCGGGGCGGGGCGTAATGTGGGGTCCTATACCCTGACCGCCGGGGCAGGGACGCTGGCGTCGGACCTGGGCTATGGGTTCAGTTACGGCACCGGCACCCTGACGGTGACCAAGAAGTCCCTGACCTACAGCATCACCAACAGCAGCAGCACCTATGGCACCACCGCCACGGGAGGTACGGTGACGCTGGGTGGGCTGGTGGATGGGGATGGGGTGACGGGGACGGTCACCACCTATCGCGGTGCCGATGCTGTGACCCTGGCCCCGCGTACCGCCGTGGGCAGCCTGACGCAGAAGGTGACGGCCATTACCGGCAGCGATGTCGGCAATTATGAGCTGGCGGCGTCGGGCCATACGGACGGCACCCTGACCATCGCGGCCAAGGAACTGACCTACAGCGTCGGCGCGGTCAACAGCACCTATGGCACACGGGCCACGCTGGGCACCGCCACCCTGACAGGGGTGGTGAACGGGGATGATGTGACGGCCAGTGTCAACCTGTCGGGGGCGACCCTGTCGGACCGGCTGTCGGCGGGGACATATGATCAGACGGTGACGCTGGGCGGCGGCGATGTCAGCAATTACCAGCTGGCCAATAGTGGCAGCACCGCCGGCAACCTGACGGTGGCCCGCAAATCGGTGAATTTCAGCATCGCCAATGTTGCCAGCACCTATGGCACCCTGGCTGTGCTGGGCACGCCCAGCTTGACGGGCGTTCTGTCGGGGGATGATGTCAGCGGTGCCGTGACGCTGGTGTCCGGCACCCTTTCGGACCGGTTGAAGGTCGGGACCTATGACCTGACCCTGACGGCGTTGGGCGGCGGGTCGGCATCGAACTATGTGCTGGCCTGGTCGGGCAACAGCAATGGCGTGCTGGCCATTGCGGCCAAGGCCCTGACGGCCAGCGTGGCATCGGTCACCGCCACCTATGGCCAGAATGCCGCCACAGGCGCGGTCACCCTGACCGGTCTGCTGGCCGGTGATGATGTAAAGGCCGATGTCAGCGTGGAAGGGGCCGGCGGTGCCGTGACGCCGGGACCGAAACTGGGCGCGGGGACCTATACGCAGCGTATCAACGGCCTGACTGGTGCCGATGCCAGCAATTATGTGATGGCCGGCGGGCAGGGGACGTCAGGCACCCTGACCATCAATCCCGCCGCGTTGACTGTGACGGCGAACAGCCTGACACGGGTCTATGGTACAGATGATCCGACGCTGACCTATACCGTGACCGGTCTCGTTAATGGTGACGGCTTGACAGGTGGTCTGACACGGGCGGCGGGGCGGAATGCCGGCACCTATGCGATCAGCCAGGGCAGCCTGTCAGCGGGTGCGAACTATACCCTGACCTTCAATAGTGGCACTCTGACCATCACGCCCGCCGCCCTGACGGTGACGGCGGCATCGGCAACCAAAGTCTATGGCACTGATGACCCAGCCTTGACGTATAGCGTGACCGGTCTGGTGGCGGGTGACAGTGTGTCGGGTGCCCTGACGCGGGCGGCGGGCCGTGATGTCGGCACCTACGCGATCAGCCAGGGCAGCCTGTCTGCGGGATCTAATTACACGCTGACCTTCAATGGCGGGACGCTGACCATCACGCCGGCGGCATTGACGGTAACAGCGGGGTCGGGGACGAAGATTTATGGCGATGCCGATCCGGTCCTGGGGTTCACGGCCGCGGGGCTGGTGGCGGGCGACAGTTTGACCGGCGCGATCCAACGTGCAGCAGGTGAAAATGCTGGTGCCTACGCGGTTGAGCAGGGCAGCCTGTCGGCTGGGGCGAACTATACGCTGAGTTTCAATGCCGGAACCCTGACCATCTCGCCGGCGGCCCTGTCAGTAAGCGCCACCGCAGCCGGCAAGATCTATATGGATGACGATCCGGCATTGACCTTCACCGTCAATGGCCTGAAGCGGGGGGATAGTGAGGCGTCGGCCCTATCGGGTGCCCTGTCGCGGGGGGCGGGTGAGGATGTCGGCACCTATGCCATTGCCCAGGGTAGCCTGACGGCCAATGCCAATTACCGGCTGAGCTTCACAGGGGCTGATTTCACCATCCGGCCAGCCAACCTGACCCTGGCTGTGGTGGCTGCCAACCTGTCCAAAATCTATGGCGACGAGGACCCGGCCCTGACCTTTACCGCCACGGGCCTGCGCGGCAAGGACAGTTTGGACAAGGTGGTGTCCGGTGTGTTGAGCCGGGCGGTTGGGGAGGATGTCGGCATCTATGCCATCAATCAGGGCAGCCTCTCCAGCATCAGCCCCAATTACACGATCAGCTTCACTCCCGGAACCCTGACCATCAGCCCGGCCAACCTGTCGGTGGCGGCGGCGATGGTGACGCGCACCTATGGCGATGGCGATCCGGCGCTGACCTATGCCGTGTCTGGTCTGAAGCGCGGGGACAGTGCGGGGGCCGTGCTGTCGGGGTCCTTAAGCCGGGCGGCGGGAGAGGATGCCGGCACCTATGCCATCACCCAGGGTAGCCTGGCCCTGACCTCGCGCAATTACACCCTGTCCTTTACCGGCGCGCAGATGGTGATCAACCCGGCCTTGCTGTCGGTCACGGCCAATGCCGTGTCCCGCGTTTATGGCGCGGCCGATCCGGCCCTGTCCTTTGCCGTGTCTGGATTGAAGCGGGATGACAGTGCGGCCGCTGTTCTGACCGGCGGGTTGGTGCGGGCCACAGGCGGCAATGCCGGGCGCTATGCCATCGGCCAGGGCAGCCTGGCCGCCAATGCCAATTACCGGGTCAGCTTTACTGGGGCTGATTTTGTCATTACGCCGGCGCCGCTGTCGGTCTTGGTCGATAATGCCACGCGGCAGGCAGGTGCCACCAACCCGGTCTTCACGGCCCGGTTCCAGGGTTTGGTGAATGGCGATACGTCCACGGTGCTGACGGGACTGCGGTTTCAGACGCTGGCCGATGCGGCGTCGCCCGCCGGAAACTATGCCATCAATGCGGACGGCATCAGTAATGCTAACTACCAAATCACCTATGTTGACGGCCTGCTGACCGTAACCGGTGGCGGTGTTCTACCGCCGGTCGTGGCCGAGACGGCGCCCGTGACGACCATTACCAAGCCCGTCACGGCGCCGGTGGTACCTGTGGTCACGGCCCCCGTGGCGGTGGCAGCCCCCGTTGTGACGCCACCGCCGGCCCCGGTCGCCACCAGCCCGGCACCCGCCAGCGATGGCGGGTCGGCAGCACTGGCCGCGGTGAACCAGAGCGTGCAATCGGCCAGCGGGTCGGCGGCGGATGATGACAGCGCGGCGGAGGAGATGATCCCCGGCCTTCTGTTGCAGCAGCGCCGCCTGCCGGGTGAGACGCCGGACGGCACGCCAGGCCTGGAACAGCAATTCCCCAATTTGGGACGGGTGTGGTGA